The Candidatus Poribacteria bacterium sequence TCTACGTTGACGCGGAGTTCCTGGTTTTGCGTCACACCGCGGTTACTGCCGACTGAGATACCAAACGTTTGGCTTCCAGACACTTCTAATTGGCTGTCGGTTGCCGGAAGCCGTCGGTTGTCAGCAAGAACATCTGTTTGCTGTGGAGAACCGTCGGTTGTCAACTGACTGCTATCTTGTTGACTACCGCCTGCTGTCCCGTAGAGATCGCGTTTATAAACCTGTTTGATTGCGAAGGGCAGTGTTCGGTAAGTTATCTCTAATCTGTAGGGACGATCTGTGGACGGTTCAGTCGCAGAATGATGCTCTTCTAAAGTGATTTTTCCCAAATAGAAATCAATCTGGTAATCGACACCCCGCACGAGCATTTTTCCACCGGCTTCCGTTATCCGTTCACTGTTTGGAAGAATCGGTGGATACTTCACCGTAAATTCTTGTGTTTCTGCTTTCAGTTCAAAGCGTTCGGCTTTCTGGAGGACCGAAAAGGTAGGAAGTTCAAGGACTTTTTCTGCATCGTCGGGAGGGTTTTGCGCTGCCCTTCCGAGACTGGGGGGTATACATAAACAGAACGCAAGGAGAAAAAGAGCAATCAGTAACCAGTAACGAGTTAAGAGTTCCGAGTTAAAGGAATAGTTATCGGTTTTAGGTCTTCGGTTCTCGGTTAAAAGAGGGGGATGTAGCTGCCACAGAAACCTCTTGCCACTGAAAACTGATAACTGAAAACTGATAACTATTCCTCCGATAACTATTCCTTACGAAAAACTTGGAATACCTTTATATCATTCGCTTCGGCATCGCTCACGAAGACACGTCCCGTTTTTGAGACAGCGATGCCTGCGGGGTCTAAGAGCGCAGCGGCCCTGAATTCGGTAATGATTTTACCATCAGGCGCAAAGACTTGAATACGTCGATTGCCGCTGTCTGTTACATAAAGATAATTCCATTCGTCCAAGGTGATGCACTTCGGTTCGCGTAGTTGTCCAAGCGCGTCGCCTTCGCCGCCCCATGTATTGATAGGGTTGCCACTGAAGTCGTATTTTTTAATGAGATGGTTACCTGTATCAACGACATAAACGTTTCCGTGAGCATCAACGTCCAAGTCTGTTGGATTCCAGAGTTGTTCCTTACCACTCCCGAAGCTTCCGCGTGCGACAACGGGTACCCCTGCGACATTAAATTCAATCCAGCGATGATTACCTGTATCAACGACGTAAACCTCGCCGTTTCGTCCGATACCGATGCCTTCAGGTCGGTCTAATAGAATATCATCTACGCTGTCACTGAGTGGATAGAAAATACGGTCAACGAAATTGCAGTATTGTACTCGATTGTTACCTGTATCTGCTACATAGAGGCGGTAACTGCGTTGGAAACTCAGAGCGATGTCTGTCGGATGGTCAAATTCGCCTGTTTGCCACCCGCGACTTCCGAATTCCGTCATGAAATTCCCAGCATCGTCGATCACTTGCACCCGATTGTTACCAGCGTCGGCGATGTAAATCCTGTCCGCTTCGTCTATGGTAAGTCCCAATGGGGTCCGAAATTCACCGGCTCCTTGTCCAGTTCTACCGAGTGTTTCAATATAACGGACACCCAATATAGGTGGTGCATTCCGTTCGCGGTTTGAGGGTAGAATTTCAACCGGCTGTGCAACTTCACCTTCGGGCAGGCTGCAGCTCACACAGAGCACAAGGAGAAAACAACCGAAACTTCTAATCGCACTTTGGGCGGACTTCAGGAGTGATGTTTGAGATTTCACTTCATTGGGTATGTATTTAGCCGCGTTGCACCCTGAATTTGAAGACGAATGTTGTTTGCTGTTCATTAAAATCACTTGTGACTCTGGGAACAATGATTCGCAAGTTGCTGTAATTAATGCTTCGTTTACGGAAATAGAGGAAGAATCTCGTATGTTGGCCCGGCATCACTGTCGTTCGCTCAAGGTCTTGTCTCGGAAGAACTGCCGGGGCACCTTGTACCCGAAGAGTTTTGTCCCATCTAAACACTTCTGCCCCAAACTCAGGCGGCAGCTTCGGCCTGAAATTCTTTTTTAAGTAAAAGGATTCCTGTGACTTATCAATAGGCTTCGTAACGTTTCCTGTTCCATCCAACATCTGACAATCCTCCTTTTTGAAGGAGATCCAGTGGTTAGTCCGGTTATAAATGATAACACCGAACGCGTCAACTGCCTTCACATCGTTGAGTGGAACAGCCATTGCTGTGATGCCGTTTTTGACATAGCCGACAGTACCTGTCTGTGGCATGATATGAGCATCTGGGTCGAACACGGGGACGATCATCTCTGGTTGGAAGGTGTCTTTGATAAAGTCAGGAACCTTTGAACAACTCAGCGAAACTAACGACAGACAAAGGACTGTTAAAATTTGTAACGGATCTATTTTATGTTTCATTTCTTTTCTCCATAATAGGTTTATGGGAAACCTGTGCATTACGTCTTACAATGCCGGTCTCTCACTTTCAAAGGCGAGCATTGCGGCACCTACAATGCCGGCATCATTTCCGAGGTGTGCCTTTACGATTTTCATTCGTGCTGGAATGTCCATGGCACGTTTGGCGAGTTCAGCCCGGATCGGTTCAAAAAGGAGTTTTTCACCAGCTTCCGCGATGCCACCTCCAATGATTGCGATTTGTGGATTGAGAATATGTGCTATTGAGGTGAGCGCGATGCCAATATACCGTCCTGTTTCAGCAAAAATTTCCATTGCGAGTTGGTCCCCTGCTTGGGCTGCCTCCGCTATTTGCCGTGGTGTTAGTGATGTTCCATCGCTGACGAGGTTTGTAACTTCGCCGAGTAAAATCGTTTCTCGTCCTGTTTTGATCTTCGCTTGGGTGCGTTCAACGATATTTTTCGCACCAGCATACGCCTCGAGACACCCCTGATTGCCGCAGCCACAGTAACGCCCATTGGGGTCAACGATGGTATGTCCCAGTTCTCCTGCAGTATTTTGACTGCCGTGGTAGAGTTGCCCATCAATGACAACGCCTCCACCGACCCCTGTACCGAGCGTTAGTGCGACAATGCTTTTGTATCCGACACCAGCACCGTGACGAAATTCCCCCAATGTCATCACGTTCACGTCGTTATCCATACCCTTTAATATGAGTTTATAGTTCTCGATTTGTGAGTTACGCTTTACAGCACCCTTCGGGATGCTCAACTTCGCCAATTCAGCATTCACATAGTCGACAAGTGGTATGTCACTCCAGCCGGGGAAGTTGGGTGAAAAGTGGACAACGCCCGTTTCAGCGATGATAAGTCCGGGTGCTCCTAATCCGATCCAAATTTCACTTGTGTCCCGGTGATTTTCAGGTGCCTTCACAAGTACTTGACGAACGGCTTCCGCGATTCGAGCCGCTACGAATTTAGGACCGCCTACTTCAACATCTGTCGGAAGTACAACGCGACAAGAAATATCGCCTACCGATGAGACAAATCCCGCCTTGATGTCTGTTCCGCCGAGGTCAACGCCGATGCTGTATTTCATTTTTTTAATAGTTATCAGTTATCAGTTTTAATCATCAACTCGCGCCTTAGCAAAAGTATCTGTAGACGAGTTGATGATTAAAGTTAAGAAATGGCTTAGATAAGTCAGATACCTCTTTAACTGATAACCACATTATTCCCAAAAAACTTGTGCACCGCCACTGACATTGCAGAGATAAATTTCGGGTTCAATGCCGGTCTGTTTGTAGTATTCCGTGGTCACGAGCGTTTGGAACGTTTCTAAAGCGTCTTCGTGAACGATGCTGACTGTACATCCGCCGAAACCAGCCCCTGTCATTCGGCTTCCGATCACGCCTTCCATGCTGCGTGCGAGGTCAGTAAGCAGGTCTAACTCTGTGCAACTAACTTTGTAATCGTCCCGCAATCCGTTGTGTGATGCGTTCATGAGTCTACCGAATTGTCCAAGAGATTCGTCTGTTCGCGTCTTAAGCGCGGAAACAGCATCGAGTACGCGCGTGTTTTCCTCAATCACATACCGACACCTCTTTTGTGTTAACGCGGGAAGTTCATCTTCATATTTTTTGAAATCTACTAACGAGATATCGCGAAGCGAAGAGATACCGGGTAACCATTGTTTCAGGATATCGACACCTCTTTCGCATTCTGCGCGCCGTTTATTATATTCAGAAGCAGCGAGTTCGCGTTTTATTTTCGTATTGCAAATGGCAATGTAATGTGCTTCCAAATTGAGAGGAACGTATTCGTATTCAAGCGAGCGACAGTCAAGAAACAATGCTTGGTCTTCACGTCCCAACAATGAGATGGTCTGATCCATAATACCGCAGTTGACACCAGCAAATTTGTGTTCTACTTGTTGGCATAACGCGGCGAGTTCTTTGTTATCAATTTTTGGTTTTGACGGATTTTCCGGTGATGAAGTCTCAGAACTGGCGGTTAAAAAAGTGAGCGCAGCTGAGACTGAAAGTGCTGCCGAAGAACTCAAGCCTGCACCAATCGGCACATCGCCTGTAATGACGGCATCTATCCCGGATACTTTTCTACCGGATGCTTGTAAGAGGGATGCGACCCCGATGGGGTAATGGCTCCATGCGGGTGCTTGTTCAGTAGACGGAGGTCTGTCAAGGGTGAATTCGTAAGAATCGTTGGTATCTAAAGCGTGTAGCGTAACACATCTATCAGATCGCTGACGCGCGGCAATGTTGAGATACTTATCAATCGCGACCGGAAATACATAACCGTCGTTGTAATCTGTGTGTTCACCGATGAGGTTTACTCTGCCAGGGGCTGATGTGGTGAATACAGGTGGGCTTCCGAAGATTTCTTCAAATTTCTGTGTAGTGAAGGGAGCACGCTTAGATCTGTTTTCAAGGATGCCCACATTGTGCAAAGCGTCTATTTTCATAATATCTCCAACAACTACAGATGCCTACCAATGCTCGCGTCTAAACCAAAGACGCGGTTCCCGCGAGTTATGCTGAAAAGAATTTCAGAAATAATCCAAGCGTACTCGGCAGCTCTTCGCGAGGGACATAGCAATCAACACTTATATTAGGTTCCACGTCTATTTCTGATGCCGGTGTCTGCGTCAAAAGTTGTTCTTCCGGTGCGTGCAGTGCTGGTTGTAAATTTGGGGGTGCTATTTTTTTACTGGATGCTGTGCCTTCTGCAATAACTAACTCACCGATGGGGAGATGCGTGGCGAGTGGGTACACCTCTGTTTCAGTTAAAACAGTGATGTGAGGAAGTGAGGCATCGCCTAACCGCTCCATTTGCATCGTCAAGTAAGTAATTTCTGTTAGAGCGGGTCGCGACCCGTTTGGTTGGCACGCGATGATTGTAATTAACGGAATCTGTTTTTGCAAGGCACTTTCGAGTGCTGTTAAAAAAAAGGACGCATCAATCTCTGTAGGGAGGACATCTATATCTGCAATAAATAGACAGGCCGGATGCTCTGAAATTATTCCCTCAGCGATGAGACCGGTGTTCTCGGTAGATCTGATCTCTGCTGTTGATAGATCGTCTAACAGGAACTCAAGCCGTTTTTCAGCAAGTAGCGGGAACAAGGCACCGCAGTATGAGCAGACATAGAGATTACGTTCGAGTTCACTTCTAAAAGCGAACTCTTGGCACTGCGTACATTTATACCATAGGCTGACACTCTGTTCAGTATCCCTATAAATAGGCGTTTCCATATTTTTTTCCTAATGGCAGGCACTTAAGTCCTTACAATTCCGGCTATCGCTTCCGCTTCCGTATCATAACAGTCAAAAATGGTCATTAGTTTTGCCATGACAATGAGACTTCTCACGTTGCCACCAAGATTCAAGAGTACGACGTTCCCACCATCCCGTCGGATGGTGGTGTACGAAGCGACAAGCGCCCCTAAACCGGAACTGTCCATCATCTGGACCCGTTCCATGTTTAGAATCAAATTGAGTTTCCCCCCTTGTTCCGCTTCGCTATCTGTGGCTTGAATTTGCTGATCAATAATGGTTTTGAGAGCTAAGGCATCTGCCCCAATAATTCTTCCCTCAATATCTAAAATTGTAATACTGCCTTTGTGTCGAAGGTTGACTTGCATAGAAATTCCTTTTTTGGTGTTTTAACCATCAACTCGCGCCTTAGCAAAAGTATCTGTAGACGAGTTGATGGTTAAAGTTTTCGGTTCTCGGTTAAAGAGGTTTTGTGGCAGCCACAGACCCCTCTTGTAACTGACGACTGAAAACTATTCCTCATTTGTCTTTGCTGAGCGCTTTGAACCTTACACAGAAAGAGGCTTGGGTGTATTGCGTGTGAGGTTTTTTAGAACCTTTTACTGGTTCACTTAAGGTTGCTAAATCCACAAAAATCCGAGAGTGGATATAACTACGGTTCTGCAGGGTTCTTATATTTAACCATTTTGATGATGGTCCCGTTGGCCTCGTAAGTTACAGAGTCCATATAGGCTTCTATCAAAAATAATCCTCTACCACTGCTTTTGAGCAAGTTTTCTGGATCAAGTGGGTCGGCTACCTCTTTACGTGTGAACCCTGTACCTTCGTCTTTAATGGCAATTGCGAGTTTATCCTCAGCAAGCGTCAACTCAATGGTTGCCTTTTTGTTTGGGTCCTCTTTATTGCCGTGCTTGATCGCATTTGTACCCGCTTCAATAACAGCAAGGTTAATCTGTTCTTGCATATCCTCGGTAAAATCAGTCTCTTTCAAAATCTCGCTGACGACAACGTCAAGTAGGTAAACATGTTGCATTGAACTTGGGAGAGAAAGCGTAATCACCTGTTCAGTTTCAGCCTCTTTGGGTATAAATCCCTCACCTTCGTCCTCGGTGACAATGGTTAGTTTATCCTCAGCAAAAATCAATTGAAAAACTGTTTTTTTGCCTGGCTCCTCTTCGTTGCCGTGCTTAGTCGCGTTTGTACCCGCTTCAATGACAGCAAGGTTCATCTGCTCTTGTGTGTCCTCGGTAAAATTGGTCTCCTTCAAAATCTCCGCGACGATAACCTTGAGCAGATCCTCATGTTGCATTGAACTTGGGAGAGAAAGTGTAATCACCTGTTCAGTTCTCTCACCCACGTTTGAAGCTCCTTCTCTGCACACTTGGATATTTTCCAAGGGCAGTTACAAAGTGGAATTTGGAAATGATCCCACCTTTTATTATTTTTTGCCAAGTTTTGACATTGTTAAGATTCATTATGCCAAAAATACGTTGTATGGGCAATGCCAAACTGCATGCCCTTTCTGATTTAAGGGTCTCGCTTGATAATGATTAATGCTCTGTCGTCGTAAGGTGTTGTGCTTCCACTAAAGACTGCTAAATCGTCAACAATCGCTTCGCATAACACTGATGCTGGCAATGCGGCGTTTTTGGAAAGACAAGCGGCGAGCCTGTCTCCACCGTAAAACATATCCATCAGTATTGCATCTTCGGGCGCGTCATCTTGTGCTGAATTTGTAGACGCTCTCTGATTTTCACCGGAAACTGTGCTGTTTCTGGCAGCTGTTTCAGTGATACCGTCCGTATAAAAAAGGAGTGTATCACCAGGAGATAGCGAACAGGTCTCGCTTGCAAATGTTGCTTCTTCAAACGCACCTATTAACATGCCTCCTATTTTTAGAGTTGCCATCTCTTGCGTATTCTTCCGATGGAATGGATAGCAGTGTCCTCCATTTGAATATGTAAAAGTTGATGTCGTTGTGTCCAGTATACCGTAAATCATTGTTGCAAACAGATCTGCCTCGGTGTCCCGTACCACTAAGTCATTAATTCTTTTGAGGATCGATGCGGGGGTCTCTTCCTCATGACAGAGTAAACGGAGTGCTGTCCGAATCATCACCATTAACAGTGCTGCCGGGATGCCGTTACCCTTTACATCACCGAGAACGATCCCGATCTGTGTTTCGCTTAACGGAATGAAATCGTAGAAGTCGCCGGAAACAGACGTTGAACTTTGAAGTAGAGTTGCGATGTCGAATCCTTTGAGGGTTGGTGCCTGTTCCGGTAATAATTTTTTTTGAATGGCAGCGGCGGCTTGAAGGTGCCCCGCGAGTCGTTGTACCCCTTCTTCACTGAACCCGTCCCCCATTGCATGCATTAACGGGTTGATGTATTTAATGGGTCGAGTTCTACCCAAAACTGCTTCGACCCGCGCGGTCACCTCGCGGAGATCGAAAGGCTTCGTGATATAATCGTCTGCACCGGTATCCAAACCGCGGACTTTATCCTCTGTCTGTCCACGTGCGGTGAGTAAAATAACTGGGACGTTTTTTGTATGTTCTATGTCCTTAAGTTCCTCAATGACTTGAAGACCATCCTTATGTGGCATCATTACATCAAGAAGGATAAGATCCGGCGGATCCATACATGCGCTTTGTACTGCACTCTCACCATCATTTGCAGTCCGTACGTTGTAGCCCTCCGGTTCCAGATTCATCTTTAGCAATTCAAGAATATCCAGATCGTCATCAACAACCAAAATTGTTTCAGCCATTTTTCCTCTTTTCCAACGGGATGAAAAATTGGAAGTTGGACCCCAGTCCATTATCGCCAACATCCACCCATAAGTGTCCACCGTGTGCTTCAACGATTCCGGCGGCAATTGAGAGTCCTAAACCAGTGCCCCCGTGTGGTTGCCGAGTCTGAACGCTTCCAAGTTGTCGGAATTTGTCAAAAACCTTTTCCCTCTCTTCGGTTGGGATTCCCGGTCCTGTGTCAACGACTTCAACGTGAACCCCCTCGGTTGCACTCCCGTTCTGCAGAGATTTTGATATTCGGACCGTCACCTTTCCATTGTTTGGTGTAAATTTGATGGCATTTCCAATGAGGTTAACAAGAATTTGCCCGATCCGATCTCCATCCCCAATCATCGACGGTAGATGAGATTGCGCCTCCAAGAGTAGGGAGATGGCTTTCTCGTCCGCCTGTGGACGGAGCTCTTCGATTCTCCGTTCGGCTATCCAGTCTATTTTTACTTGCTCCTGCTTCATCTCAATGCGTCCCGCTTCAATTCGGGAGACATCAAGCAGGTCGTTAATAAGGGCAGCGAGTCGTTTCGATTGACGATGCGCGCGACTCAGGCTCTCGTGCTGTTTCTGATTAATTTTGCCGGTTTTTCCATCAAGTATTAACGAGATGAATCCAATGATAGATGTCAGCGGCGTTCGCAATTCATGCGACACAAGAGAAACAAACTCCGACTTCATTTGTTCTATTTCGTGTTCATTTGTGATATCATCGAAGACATAAACAGTACCGGCGACATTATTGTGCTCATCC is a genomic window containing:
- a CDS encoding STAS domain-containing protein, producing MQVNLRHKGSITILDIEGRIIGADALALKTIIDQQIQATDSEAEQGGKLNLILNMERVQMMDSSGLGALVASYTTIRRDGGNVVLLNLGGNVRSLIVMAKLMTIFDCYDTEAEAIAGIVRT
- a CDS encoding galactokinase; its protein translation is MKIDALHNVGILENRSKRAPFTTQKFEEIFGSPPVFTTSAPGRVNLIGEHTDYNDGYVFPVAIDKYLNIAARQRSDRCVTLHALDTNDSYEFTLDRPPSTEQAPAWSHYPIGVASLLQASGRKVSGIDAVITGDVPIGAGLSSSAALSVSAALTFLTASSETSSPENPSKPKIDNKELAALCQQVEHKFAGVNCGIMDQTISLLGREDQALFLDCRSLEYEYVPLNLEAHYIAICNTKIKRELAASEYNKRRAECERGVDILKQWLPGISSLRDISLVDFKKYEDELPALTQKRCRYVIEENTRVLDAVSALKTRTDESLGQFGRLMNASHNGLRDDYKVSCTELDLLTDLARSMEGVIGSRMTGAGFGGCTVSIVHEDALETFQTLVTTEYYKQTGIEPEIYLCNVSGGAQVFWE
- a CDS encoding ROK family protein, with protein sequence MKYSIGVDLGGTDIKAGFVSSVGDISCRVVLPTDVEVGGPKFVAARIAEAVRQVLVKAPENHRDTSEIWIGLGAPGLIIAETGVVHFSPNFPGWSDIPLVDYVNAELAKLSIPKGAVKRNSQIENYKLILKGMDNDVNVMTLGEFRHGAGVGYKSIVALTLGTGVGGGVVIDGQLYHGSQNTAGELGHTIVDPNGRYCGCGNQGCLEAYAGAKNIVERTQAKIKTGRETILLGEVTNLVSDGTSLTPRQIAEAAQAGDQLAMEIFAETGRYIGIALTSIAHILNPQIAIIGGGIAEAGEKLLFEPIRAELAKRAMDIPARMKIVKAHLGNDAGIVGAAMLAFESERPAL
- a CDS encoding NHL repeat-containing protein, which translates into the protein MNSKQHSSSNSGCNAAKYIPNEVKSQTSLLKSAQSAIRSFGCFLLVLCVSCSLPEGEVAQPVEILPSNRERNAPPILGVRYIETLGRTGQGAGEFRTPLGLTIDEADRIYIADAGNNRVQVIDDAGNFMTEFGSRGWQTGEFDHPTDIALSFQRSYRLYVADTGNNRVQYCNFVDRIFYPLSDSVDDILLDRPEGIGIGRNGEVYVVDTGNHRWIEFNVAGVPVVARGSFGSGKEQLWNPTDLDVDAHGNVYVVDTGNHLIKKYDFSGNPINTWGGEGDALGQLREPKCITLDEWNYLYVTDSGNRRIQVFAPDGKIITEFRAAALLDPAGIAVSKTGRVFVSDAEANDIKVFQVFRKE
- a CDS encoding ATP-binding protein; amino-acid sequence: MGERTEQVITLSLPSSMQHEDLLKVIVAEILKETNFTEDTQEQMNLAVIEAGTNATKHGNEEEPGKKTVFQLIFAEDKLTIVTEDEGEGFIPKEAETEQVITLSLPSSMQHVYLLDVVVSEILKETDFTEDMQEQINLAVIEAGTNAIKHGNKEDPNKKATIELTLAEDKLAIAIKDEGTGFTRKEVADPLDPENLLKSSGRGLFLIEAYMDSVTYEANGTIIKMVKYKNPAEP
- a CDS encoding SpoIIE family protein phosphatase produces the protein MAETILVVDDDLDILELLKMNLEPEGYNVRTANDGESAVQSACMDPPDLILLDVMMPHKDGLQVIEELKDIEHTKNVPVILLTARGQTEDKVRGLDTGADDYITKPFDLREVTARVEAVLGRTRPIKYINPLMHAMGDGFSEEGVQRLAGHLQAAAAIQKKLLPEQAPTLKGFDIATLLQSSTSVSGDFYDFIPLSETQIGIVLGDVKGNGIPAALLMVMIRTALRLLCHEEETPASILKRINDLVVRDTEADLFATMIYGILDTTTSTFTYSNGGHCYPFHRKNTQEMATLKIGGMLIGAFEEATFASETCSLSPGDTLLFYTDGITETAARNSTVSGENQRASTNSAQDDAPEDAILMDMFYGGDRLAACLSKNAALPASVLCEAIVDDLAVFSGSTTPYDDRALIIIKRDP